A genomic segment from Lineus longissimus chromosome 15, tnLinLong1.2, whole genome shotgun sequence encodes:
- the LOC135499785 gene encoding leucine-rich repeats and immunoglobulin-like domains protein 1 yields MASLRSTSFWSLISLQIILTSCQILCVNATILQHYCACVDEPGAGLTLTCRGLNQTLLASVIRDFPRNVTGLTIVSSNIGTLSTNTFQSNTSFHFLDTLQITNSIQVIEDGAFSGLTSLQKLVIHFNPLLKNISILKGIENVLQIYITNNSIMSVPAEAFGSTSRVSTLSLAGNRIESLSSGLFQTLGSLQELILDDNNITHIQTGTFKGLKVLTKLSLNGNAGLKLTDGDFRYLSNLKELTLNGIKVGAPLVLPRNILSGLRSLATLELQNNSLETFPSNILQPVLPNMASIDVSQNKLGLIDPSAFKGLEKLKKLDLSKNNLSLIPKETFKFLQGLQKLRLKFNNMTFIKNDTFTGLNSLITLDMGNNHINEFEYDCFHGLQTVQNLYLNENEMTQIRPGIFRNLPKLILLMLDTNKFQTLSPEMFTGLLRMTVKYGVPQVSFGDNFIECNCSMRVMKDWMLRNEARIHLMVSCTYPEKFRDRYVEQISDDEYGCSAPSIDGCCNNTVKLKVHRMAKITCTASGNPRPEISFSVVSGNPFPENKTIFSQDGVVMILNVTWDTSGVFTCDARSIMGISTSYYRLVPEKSGSSPLGVWIGIGVGCFILLLICIMSLTYILNSRKCGLPSRKRTDDTTLVENGNYSGF; encoded by the coding sequence ATGGCTAGTTTACGGTCCACTTCTTTTTGGTCGTTAATATCGCTGCAGATTATACTAACATCGTGTCAAATTCTTTGCGTAAATGCAACAATCCTACAACACTATTGCGCATGCGTGGACGAACCTGGCGCGGGCCTGACCTTGACATGTAGAGGGCTGAACCAAACTCTGCTGGCTTCCGTTATTAGAGATTTCCCTCGGAATGTGACTGGGTTGACAATCGTCTCATCTAATATTGGGACACTAAGCACCAACACGTTCCAGTCCAACACCAGCTTTCATTTTCTGGACACACTACAAATAACCAACTCCATACAAGTAATCGAGGACGGGGCATtttcaggactgacgtcacttcAGAAGCTAGTTATACATTTCAACCCTTTGTTGAAGAATATCAGCATTCTGAAAGGCATCGAAAACGTGCTGCAAATTTATATCACGAACAACAGTATCATGTCAGTCCCAGCTGAGGCATTCGGTAGCACTTCCCGCGTCTCAACTTTGTCACTTGCTGGGAATAGGATCGAATCCCTGTCGTCCGGACTATTTCAGACCCTTGGGTCGCTCCAGGAGTTAATCCTTGACGACAATAATATCACACACATTCAAACAGGGACGTTCAAAGGTTTAAAAGTTTTAACAAAACTTAGCCTGAATGGTAACGCGGGATTAAAACTTACAGACGGCGATTTCCGATATCTTTCAAACTTGAAAGAATTGACCCTTAATGGTATCAAAGTAGGCGCGCCCCTCGTTCTTCCCAGAAATATTCTAAGCGGATTACGTTCTCTGGCGACACTGGAACTACAAAATAATTCGCTTGAAACATTCCCTTCAAATATTTTGCAGCCTGTCTTGCCCAACATGGCAAGTATTGATGtctctcaaaacaaactagGTCTGATAGACCCAAGTGCCTTCAAGGGTCTTGAAAAGTTGAAGAAACTCGACCTATCTAAGAACAATTTGAGCTTAATTCCAAAAGAGACTTTCAAATTTCTTCAAGGCTTACAAAAGCTGAGGCTGAAATTCAACAACATGACATTCATAAAAAACGACACCTTTACGGGACTGAACAGTCTGATTACTCTGGATATGGGTAACAATCACATCAACGAATTTGAATACGACTGTTTTCACGGATTGCAAACTGTGCAGAACCTGTATCTAAACGAGAACGAGATGACGCAAATTAGGCCAGGAATATTCCGAAATCTCCCCAAGTTGATCTTACTCATGTTGGACACAAATAAATTCCAGACCCTGTCGCCGGAAATGTTCACGGGCCTCCTGCGCATGACCGTTAAATACGGTGTCCCCCAAGTGAGCTTTGGAGACAACTTCATTGAGTGTAACTGCAGTATGCGAGTTATGAAGGATTGGATGTTACGCAATGAGGCGCGTATACATCTTATGGTATCGTGTACTTATCCCGAGAAATTTCGTGATCGATACGTTGAGCAGATATCAGATGACGAATACGGCTGCTCTGCACCGAGTATTGACGGCTGCTGCAATAACACAGTGAAGTTGAAAGTGCACAGAATGGCCAAGATCACATGCACGGCGTCCGGTAACCCTCGGCCCGAGATATCGTTCAGCGTGGTGTCCGGAAACCCTTTCCCAGAGAACAAGACGATTTTCTCGCAAGATGGCGTGGTGATGATTTTGAACGTCACGTGGGATACATCCGGGGTCTTCACATGTGACGCAAGGAGCATTATGGGTATTTCTACATCTTATTACCGGTTGGTGCCAGAAAAGAGTGGTAGTAGTCCCTTGGGTGTTTGGATTGGTATAGGAGTGGGTTGTTTTATTTTACTGTTGATATGCATTATGAGTTTGACCTATATATTGAACTCAAGAAAATGTGGTTTGCCGAGTCGGAAGAGGACTGATGACACTACACTCGTAGAAAATGGAAACTATTCCGGTTTTTAG
- the LOC135499845 gene encoding leucine-rich repeat and immunoglobulin-like domain-containing nogo receptor-interacting protein 3, which produces MATKSSGRGLHLQVLLFMVSSYFVILDGAGKHQDPELFCKTIREGSIVVTKCTDLTDDTLYTALRQISSDTTNLTIVDSALSRLSTSGFNLTNLASVAWIMIGPCEVAAIDDDAFLGLRNLMYIFINGNPFYYAPHTTKWTEQLPMLKEFHITGSNMKILEDTYFNGGTYEVLDLSWNHIEFIKDETFSKSELIKHLDLSNNWLMTISEGSFYGLKNLKSLDISNNMQMFDAIYGSEKPFRFLAKLESLNVANTSRIGRLPDTILYGMPQLKYINFSNLNIHEFPAEELRLVADNDLVFLDLSFNNIEQITSEKLKPFSSLRELYLRDSHVRLIEKAVVSDLQRLTRLDLSDNLYLDIKLLGLSSLKKLEYLSIRGLFLGSIADSFFEGLDGLKEVDLSNNNLTQITPECLYPVSSAEVILSDNPWNCNCFMLPLKVWILTHKLDYNITCSSPQDVRGQQLQNLTNKTLCRVPYIKDCCHVSVEAYDGNDVTVKCVTWGDPQPNVTWQVLNGNPFPSNRTIMRDYNQTLVLKDLGMDNSGNFSCVAANEIGAATKYFELIVLQSAVLEYAEIIAIACVGSIVLFALVWLGCFLIFKQKYFVYKPYVDDDSNEERDYLVRGIQVRVQAD; this is translated from the coding sequence ATGGCGACCAAAAGCTCTGGGCGAGGGCTACATCTCCAGGTGCTGCTATTTATGGTATCGTCATACTTCGTGATACTAGATGGCGCCGGTAAACATCAAGATCCCGAATTGTTCTGCAAAACTATACGGGAGGGCAGCATAGTCGTGACGAAGTGCACTGACCTGACTGACGATACACTATACACGGCTTTACGGCAGATCTCTTCGGACACAACCAATTTAACAATAGTCGACAGCGCCCTTTCGCGTCTTAGCACAAGTGGCTTCAACTTGACCAACTTAGCATCTGTCGCGTGGATTATGATTGGTCCTTGTGAAGTCGCCGCCATTGATGACGATGCATTTCTCGGCCTTCGAAATCtcatgtacattttcatcaATGGAAATCCATTTTATTACGCCCCTCACACGACCAAATGGACGGAGCAGCTGCCAATGTTAAAGGAATTCCACATAACTGgatcaaatatgaaaatactGGAGGATACGTACTTCAATGGCGGAACGTATGAAGTTTTAGACTTGAGCTGGAATCACATTGAGTTCATTAAGGACGAAACCTTCAGCAAATCTGAGCTTATAAAACATTTAGATCTCTCGAACAACTGGCTTATGACAATTTCAGAAGGAAGTTTCTACGGCCTGAAGAATCTTAAATCTCTAGATATTTCAAACAACATGCAAATGTTCGATGCAATTTACGGTTCAGAGAAACCCTTTCGTTTTCTTGCCAAGTTAGAAAGTTTGAATGTTGCAAATACCTCACGGATTGGAAGGTTGCCCGACACAATCTTATACGGCATGCCGCAGCTTAAATATATCAATTTCAGCAATTTGAATATTCATGAATTCCCCGCCGAGGAGCTTCGCCTTGTGGCTGATAATGACCTCGTATTTCTAGACCTTTCTTTCAACAATATTGAACAAATCACATCAGAAAAGTTAAAGCCATTTTCGTCTTTACGTGAACTTTACCTTAGAGATTCGCACGTccgtctgatcgaaaaggcaGTTGTATCAGACCTCCAACGCCTCACCCGTCTGGACCTTTCAGATAACCTGTACCTTGACATAAAACTGTTGGGCTTGTCCAGTTTGAAGAAGCTGGAGTATCTAAGCATTCGAGGGCTTTTCCTGGGTTCCATTGCGGACTCCTTTTTCGAAGGACTTGACGGGCTGAAAGAGGTCGATCTTTCAAACAACAATCTGACGCAAATTACTCCCGAGTGTTTGTACCCTGTTTCCTCTGCCGAAGTTATACTCAGCGACAACCCCTGGAATTGTAATTGCTTCATGCTCCCGCTAAAAGTGTGGATATTGACGCATAAGTTAGACTATAACATAACCTGTAGTTCTCCGCAGGACGTAAGAGGGCAACAGCTACAAAATCTGACGAACAAAACATTGTGCCGCGTCCCTTACATCAAAGATTGTTGCCACGTATCCGTCGAAGCATACGACGGAAATGACGTCACGGTTAAATGCGTCACGTGGGGCGATCCTCAGCCGAACGTCACTTGGCAGGTTTTAAATGGAAACCCCTTCCCTTCAAACCGCACTATCATGAGGGATTACAACCAAACTTTAGTACTAAAGGACTTGGGCATGGATAATTCTGGAAATTTTTCTTGTGTTGCCGCGAATGAAATAGGTGCAGCTACAAAGTATTTCGAGCTGATCGTACTGCAATCAGCGGTCTTGGAATATGCAGAGATTATCGCCATTGCATGTGTGGGTAGTATTGTTCTGTTTGCCTTGGTTTGGCTAGGCTGTTTCCTGATTTTTAAACAGAAATACTTTGTGTATAAACCGTATGTAGATGATGATTCGAACGAGGAGCGTGATTATCTCGTTCGGGGTATACAAGTCAGGGTTCAGGCTGACTAG
- the LOC135499844 gene encoding uncharacterized protein LOC135499844 yields the protein MSKNTIRKELECSICKDLLREPKVVGPCLHTFCRECILQLVECGDDPCTQFRCPICRAECCLPREGVSGLKTNFTLANLVEIFRGDREPTTSEISEADPNAVQEPTVPCTMCSVTGRKLQATCMCETCKYITMCDICKRQHETATATAEHVLVELCARHGKPEDLYCMVCKSCVCQVCAAIEHGSQANGSHNVKDIKPIIKESLKNLGTMLDFAEKKMLESLRASRETIGEFNRKFHNRQEALKSAVVAQSNVLAAPDLLEREKLAGERTVLLEMLKALDLKGARLDRNDADRQEKTICLLDQIDSISDEKTSKAQSSIDNSNTFENELCTAIRMGQRLKSAKMIGSNRNRNLIKTAGLLRDMTVRLKKDMDTTSYERELSRMPAYSHSSDDLGSLITFYARKIFDFDVGAAPRYDGDILTVTVTKEGIFAALCKNETEQKVLIWTKDVPTVHRVIEKSMCQFIDRLVSMASSPDNKIVLLRKKAPQLVVVSPSLGTIKTLKVHGLKDPGSIAVGLDGLFLVIEDVWPASIFVINEKGEIIHTLPTKRVPNPRICGHYVIFTCDWRRLFPYSVKGAGLTIITKQGEFEHKIPDFNVIDLTLGNDSDMFVIGMTGCAELKLYRLKKVLEAEDTPLTYDEFILTDKNGLKRGPGLKAKSPISLDVCGPHMIIAYKDLNDQSCAVYYNLATVENQMLPASGASGSSR from the coding sequence ATGAGTAAGAACACCATTCGCAAGGAGCTAGAGTGTTCCATCTGCAAAGATCTGCTGAGGGAACCCAAGGTTGTTGGACCTTGCCTCCACACGTTTTGCAGGGAGTGTATACTACAGCTGGTCGAGTGCGGTGACGACCCATGTACCCAGTTCAGGTGCCCGATATGCCGCGCAGAATGCTGCCTGCCGAGGGAAGGAGTCAGTGGACTGAAGACCAATTTCACCCTTGCCAACCTTGTCGAGATTTTCCGGGGTGACAGGGAGCCGACGACGTCTGAAATCTCAGAGGCGGATCCCAATGCAGTGCAGGAACCCACCGTACCGTGCACCATGTGCAGTGTCACTGGTAGAAAACTTCAGGCTACTTGTATGTGCGAGACGTGCAAGTATATCACCATGTGTGACATTTGTAAGCGGCAGCACGAGACAGCTACAGCCACTGCGGAACACGTCCTTGTCGAGTTGTGTGCACGACACGGGAAACCAGAGGACTTGTATTGCATGGTTTGTAAGAGCTGCGTTTGCCAAGTTTGCGCAGCGATCGAGCACGGATCGCAGGCGAATGGGTCTCACAACGTCAAGGATATTAAACCAATCATCAAGGAATCCTTGAAGAACTTGGGTACCATGCTAGACTTCGCAGAGAAGAAGATGTTGGAATCTTTGAGAGCCAGCAGGGAGACTATCGGCGAGTTTAACCGCAAATTCCATAACCGACAGGAAGCTCTGAAGTCTGCAGTCGTTGCTCAGAGTAACGTTCTCGCCGCCCCGGACCTACTGGAGCGGGAAAAACTTGCCGGAGAGAGAACGGTGCTACTCGAAATGTTAAAGGCATTGGATTTGAAAGGTGCTCGCCTTGATCGAAATGATGCTGACAGGCAGGAAAAGACCATCTGTCTGTTGGACCAGATTGATTCAATTTCTGACGAAAAGACTTCGAAAGCACAATCTAGCATAGACAATTCCAACACGTTTGAAAATGAGCTGTGCACAGCCATTCGTATGGGTCAAAGGTTGAAGTCCGCAAAGATGATTGGTTCAAACCGCAATCGTAACCTCATCAAAACTGCAGGCCTGCTTCGTGATATGACGGTACGGCTTAAGAAAGATATGGATACGACGTCGTACGAAAGGGAACTGTCCCGGATGCCGGCCTACTCACATTCCTCAGATGACCTTGGGAGTTTGATCACGTTTTACGCGAGAAAGATTTTCGATTTCGACGTTGGTGCAGCACCGCGATACGACGGGGACATTCTTACTGTGACTGTGACAAAAGAGGGAATTTTCGCGGCTCTTTGCAAAAACGAAACAGAGCAGAAAGTCTTAATATGGACAAAAGATGTCCCAACTGTCCATCGAGTGATTGAAAAGTCAATGTGTCAATTCATCGACCGATTGGTAAGCATGGCATCATCACCAGATAACAAGATTGTACTGTTACGGAAAAAGGCGCCCCAGTTGGTCGTCGTGTCGCCATCTCTCGGCACGATTAAGACTCTCAAGGTTCACGGACTCAAAGATCCGGGATCCATTGCTGTGGGCTTGGATGGTCTCTTCCTTGTCATCGAAGACGTCTGGCCCGCAAGCATATTCGTTATCAACGAAAAGGGAGAAATAATCCACACACTGCCGACGAAACGAGTCCCGAACCCCCGAATCTGCGGGCATTACGTGATCTTCACCTGCGATTGGCGCAGGCTGTTCCCGTACTCGGTGAAAGGCGCAGGACTCACCATCATCACCAAACAAGGCGAGTTTGAGCACAAGATCCCAGACTTCAACGTCATCGACCTCACCCTCGGCAACGATTCGGACATGTTCGTCATTGGCATGACGGGTTGTGCGGAACTTAAACTCTACAGGCTTAAGAAGGTCTTGGAGGCTGAGGACACTCCACTCACCTATGACGAGTTCATTTTGACTGATAAAAACGGATTGAAGCGAGGGCCTGGGTTAAAGGCAAAGTCTCCAATAAGTTTGGATGTCTGTGGACCACATATGATCATCGCCTACAAGGATTTGAATGACCAGTCTTGTGCAGTTTATTATAACTTGGCCACAGTAGAGAACCAGATGCTCCCAGCATCAGGAGCATCAGGATCGTCCCGGTAA
- the LOC135499846 gene encoding prolyl 4-hydroxylase subunit alpha-2-like: MRTSSCDLYAHDSTRKWKCLFGNFRLKEVLKEEIKTTKMVLGSLKKFDKRTAAEGKVKEFAGFIEKTRAEHSKIKPDSLETYMEHPINIYHVIKRMINDWSEKVESLSQVADIDVQAFQASLDTLIYRADHWHRTTDFEFVTLQLISMQAVYLLNITEIATGTLNGTHTDPLTLNEIFSIRRSAYDRNMF, translated from the exons ATGCGGACTTCTAGTTGTGATCTGTATGCACATGATTCGACTAGGAAGTGGAAATGTCTATTCGGCAATTTTCGATTGAAGGAGGTCTTGAAGGAAGAAATCAAGACCACGAAAATGGTCTTGGGAAGCCTGAAGAAGTTTGATAAGAGGACAGCTGCAGAAGGAAAAGTGAAAGAATTTGCTGG GTTCATCGAGAAAACAAGAGCAGAACACTCAAAGATCAAGCCCGATTCCCTGGAGACATACATGGAACACCCAATCAATATTTACCACGTCATCAAACGCATGATCAATGATTGGTCGGAGAAAGTGGAGTCCCTCAGTCAAGTGGCTGACATCGACGTTCAGG CATTTCAGGCCTCACTGGACACTCTAATATACAGGGCAGACCATTGGCATCGCACAACAGACTTTGAATTCGTCACTTTACAACTGATCTCAATGCAAGCCGTATATCTTTTGAATATCACGGAGATCGCTACGGGAACTCTCAATGGAACACACACGGACCCGCTCACACTTAATGAGATCTTCTCGATAAGAAGGTCGGCGTACGATAGGAATATGTTCTAA
- the LOC135499893 gene encoding nicotinamide N-methyltransferase-like isoform X3, with protein sequence MANDPASESLETATLSGDDYKTDFDPKIYLENFFREESRFINKLLEMLHELTAAAEIRDGSRLLDVGSGPSIYSVISAGSRCSEIVCSDYSTQNLDEIIKWVNGDPDAHNWQRYFEYVCKLEGKNDEWKLRQDHIRQAIKRVVPCDIHQENPSAPLTLEPFDVITSSLCLESACSDKSSFRSAVKHVTSLLKPGGILFLAGVQGQTFYSVGNKRFKAFPLSNEIIESVSAEVGLTNLRWYNETCDSKKYTFEGLPCDMSGLFAVSATRISG encoded by the exons ATGGCTAACGATCCAGCTTCCGAATCACTTGAGACGGCAACATTATCTGGAGACGACTACAAAACAGATTTCGACCCCAAAATCTATTTGGAGAATTTTTTCAGGGAGGAAAGCCGATTCATCAACAAGTTGTTAGAGATGCTCCATGAGCTCACAG CTGCGGCAGAAATTCGTGATGGTAGCAGACTCCTTGATGTAGGGTCTGGCCCGAGTATCTATTCTGTCATTTCCGCTGGAAGTCGATGTTCAGAGATCGTCTGCTCAGATTATTCAACTCAAAATCTGGATGAAATCATAAAATGGGTGAATGGTGACCCTGATGCCCACAACTGGCAACGATACTTTGAATATGTGTGCAAACTAGAAGGGAAAAA CGATGAATGGAAACTCAGACAAGACCACATCCGGCAAGCAATCAAACGGGTCGTACCATGTGATATTCACCAAGAGAACCCATCAGCTCCGTTGACCTTGGAACCCTTCGACGTCATCACATCCAGCCTCTGTTTGGAGTCGGCGTGTTCTGACAAATCATCATTTAGGAGTGCTGTTAAACACGTGACCTCACTTCTCAAGCCGGGGGGAATATTATTCTTGGCCGGGGTTCAGGGTCAAACCTTCTACTCTGTCGGTAACAAGAGGTTCAAAGCCTTTCCATTAAGCAACGAGATAATCGAAAGCGTATCTGCTGAAGTTGGCCTGACCAATTTACGTTGGTACAATGAGACTTGTGACAGTAAGAAATATACATTTGAGGGCCTCCCATGTGATATGTCTGGATTGTTTGCGGTCAGTGCCACACGAATCAGTGGATGA
- the LOC135499607 gene encoding nicotinamide N-methyltransferase-like: MANDPASESLETATLSGVDYKTHFDPKIYLENYHKQESRFYDKMLDMLHKLVAAGEIRDGSRLLDVGSGPSIYSVISAGSRCSDIICSDYATQSLDEILKWVNSDHDAHNWQRYFEYVCKLEGKSDEWKLRQDHIRQAIKRVVPCDVHQENPLAPLVLEPFDVITSSLCLEAACCDESAYRSAVKHVTSLLKPGGKLFMAGVQGETFYYVGKKKFNTFPLSNEIIESAFAKVGLTNLQWYNETSDIKENAIEGRSNDFSGLFAVSATRISG; encoded by the exons ATGGCTAACGATCCAGCTTCCGAATCACTTGAGACGGCAACATTATCTGGAGTCGACTACAAAACTCATTTCGACCCCAAAATCTATTTGGAGAATTATCACAAGCAGGAAAGCCGGTTCTACGACAAGATGTTAGATATGCTTCATAAGCTCGTGG CTGCGGGAGAAATTCGTGATGGTAGCAGACTCCTTGATGTAGGGTCTGGCCCGAGTATCTATTCTGTCATTTCCGCTGGAAGTCGATGTTCAGATATCATCTGCTCGGATTATGCAACGCAAAGTTTGGATGAAATCCTAAAATGGGTGAATAGTGACCATGATGCCCACAACTGGCAACGATACTTTGAATATGTGTGCAAACTAGAAGGGAAAAG CGATGAATGGAAACTAAGACAAGACCACATCCGGCAAGCAATCAAACGGGTCGTACCATGTGATGTTCACCAAGAGAACCCATTGGCTCCGTTGGTCTTGGAACCCTTCGACGTGATCACATCCAGCCTCTGTTTGGAGGCAGCGTGTTGTGACGAATCAGCATATAGGAGTGCTGTTAAACACGTGACCTCACTTCTCAAGCCGGGGGGAAAATTATTCATGGCCGGGGTTCAGGGTGAAACGTTCTACTATGTCGGTAAGAAGAAGTTCAACACCTTTCCATTGAGCAACGAGATAATAGAAAGTGCATTTGCCAAAGTAGGCCTGACCAATTTACAATGGTACAATGAGACTAGTGACATTAAGGAAAATGCCATCGAGGGTCGCTCAAATGATTTTTCTGGATTGTTTGCGGTCAGTGCCACACGAATCAGTGGATGA